The Zonotrichia albicollis isolate bZonAlb1 chromosome 9, bZonAlb1.hap1, whole genome shotgun sequence genome has a window encoding:
- the LOC141730217 gene encoding olfactory receptor 14J1-like: MSNSSSIRHFLLLALADTRQLQLLHFCLLLGISLAALLGNGLIISAVACGHHLHTPMFFFLLNLALSDLGSICTTVPKAMHNSLWDTRDISYSDCAAQLFFFIFFMSAEFSLLTIMCYDRYVSICKPLHYGTLLGSRACAHMAAAAWASAFLNALLNTANTFSLPLCHGNALGQFFCEIPQILKLSCSHSRLREVGLLVVTFCLGFGCFVFIVFSYVQIFRAVLRIPSEQGRHKAFSTCLPHLVVVSLFLSTDTFAHLKPPSISSPSLDLAVSVLYSVVPPALNPLIYSLRNQQLKESLRKAVTGCFSAFSFSHKSPHTKEGSARVTW, encoded by the exons atgtccaacagcagctccatcaggcacttcctcctgctggcattggcagacacgcggcagctgcagctcctgcacttctgcctcttgctgggcatctccctggctgccctcctgggcaacggcctcatcatcagtgccgtagcctgcggccaccacctgcacacgcccatgttcttcttcctgctcaacctggccctcagcgacctgggctccatctgcaccactgtccccaaagccatgcacaattccctctgggacaccagggacatctcctactcagATTGTGCCGCACAGCTGTTTTTCTTTATATTCTTTATGTCAGCagagttttccctcctgaccattatgtgctacgaccgctacgtgtccatctgcaaacccctgcactacgggactctcctgggcagcagagcttgtgcccacatggcagcagctgcctgggccagtgcctttctcaatgctctgttgaacacagccaatacattttccctgcccctgtgccatggcaatgccctgggccagttcttctgtgaaatcccacagatcctcaagctctcctgctcacactcccgGTTAAGGGAAGTTGGGCTTCTTGTGGTCACTTTCTGTttaggttttggttgttttgtgttcattgttttctcctatgtgcagatcttcagggctgtgctgaggatcccctctgagcagggacggcacaaagccttttccacctgcctccctcacctggtcgtggtctccctgttcctcagcactgacacatttgctcacctgaagcccccctccatctcctccccatctctGGATCTGGCAGTGTctgttctgtactcggtggtgcctccagcccttaaccccctcatctacagcctgagaaaCCAGCAGCTCAAGGAATCTCTCAGGAAAGCTGTGACTGGATGCTTTTCAGCTTTTTCATTTTCCCATAAGAGCCCTCACA CCAAGGAGGGGAGTGCTAGAGTGACTTGGTAG